From the Deinococcus aetherius genome, the window TCTTCCTGCTGCGGCAGCACTTCCTGACCGTACCGCGCGAACTCGACGAGGCCGCCCTGATCGACGGGCTAGGGCGCTGGGGCATCTTCTGGCACGTGATGCTGCCGCTGGCCCGGCCCGCCCTCGTCGCGGTGGGCATCTTCGCCTTCCTGAACTCATGGAACGACTACTTCAACCCGCTGATCTACCTCAACTCGGGCGAGCGGTTCACCCTGCCGCTGGGCCTTCAAGGCTTCACCGATCCGCTCGGCGGCATCTTCTGGAACCTCACCCTGGCGGCCTCCACCCTCGCCACGCTGCCGCTGCTCGTCGCCTTCCTCGTCGCCCAGCGGCACTTCGTGGAGTCGATGACCTCCAGCGGGCTCAAGGGCTAAGGCATGACCGAGATTCGGACGGACATCCTGATCGTGGGCGGCGGCTTGGGCGGCGTGGCGGCGGCCCTCGCGGCTTTAAGGCTGGGGCGACGTGTGGTGCTGACCGAGGAGACGGACTGGTTGGGCGGGCAACTCACCGCACAGGCCGTGCCCCCCGACGAGGCGTGGTGGATCGAGGACGCGGGAGCGACGGCCTCCTACCGCCGCCTGCGCCACCTCGTGCGCGAGTATTACCGGACGCATTACCCGCTGCGGGAGGAGGTGCGGGCCCAAGAGCACCTCAACCCTGGCCTGGGCAACGTGTCGCGCCTGTGCTTCGAGCCGCGCGTGGGGGTTGCCGTCATCGAGGCGATGCTGGCCCCGTGGCGGGCGGGCGGGCAATTGCGGGTTCTGATGAATCACCGGCCCGTGCGAGCGGAGACGAACGGGGACCGGGTGACGGGCGTGGAGGTCGAAAGCTCAGCTACAAGCAACCGCACCTTCATCCACGCGCGGTACGTCCTCGACGCGACCGAACTGGGCGACCTGCTCGACCTCGCCGGGGTGGAACACGTCGTGGGCGCGGAGAGTCAGGACGACACCGGGGAACTCCACGCCCTGCCTGGCCCGGCCAATCCCCTCGACCAGCAGGCGGTGAGCTGGTGCCTCGCTGTGGACCACTTACCCGGCGAGGACCACACCATCGAGAAGCCGGAGGACTACGACTTCTGGCGCACGTATCAGGCGCCCTTCTGGCCGGGTCCGCAACTCGCGTGGACGGACGTTCACCCCATCACCCTCCAACCGCGCACGCGTGACCTCTTCGGCGATCCGGTCGTTCAACTGCACCGGGGCGACTTCTGGCACTACCGCCGCATCTTCTGTAAGGACCAGTACCCGGAGGGCCTCTACCCCAGCGACATCACCCTGGTGAACTGGCCGCACATTGACTACTGGCTGGGACCCATCGTGGGCGTGAGCGAGGAGGAGAAGCGGTGTCACCTGCGCGGCGCGCGGCAACTCAGCCTCTCCATGCTGTATTGGATGCAGACGGAAGCGCCCCGGCACGACGGCAGGGGGGAAGGGTATCCGGGTCTGCGCCTGCGCCCCGACGTGGTGGGGACCGAGGCGGGAGGCCCCGAGGACGGCCTCGCCAAGAGCGTCTACGTGCGCGAGTCACGCCGCATCCGGGCAGAATTTACGGTGCTGGAGCAGCATGTGGGCGTTCAGGCGCGCGCGGGCCTGACGGGGGCCGAGACCTTCCCCGACAGCGTGGGCATCGGGCAGTACCGCATCGATCTGCACCCCTCGACGGCGGGCAGAACGTACGTGGACGTGGAGAGCTACCCCTTCCAGATACCGCTAGGCGCCCTGATCCCCGTGCGGGTGGAGAACCTGCTTCCGGCGGGCAAGAACATGGGCACCACCCACATCACCAACGGGTGTTACCGCCTGCACCCCGTCGAGTGGAACGTCGGCGAGGCGGCGGGGGCGCTGGCGGCGTACTGCCTGGAGCGGGACCTCACGCCACGTCAGGTGCGGAACACGGCTGAGCACCGGCAAGACTTCCAGGCCCTCCTCACGGTGGACCTCGGCTTCGAGCTGGCGTGGCACGAGCGTTACCGCCTGACGGCCTCGCCGGGGTTCTGAGGGAGGGCGGCGGTCAGCGCCCGCTTGAGGGTGATGGAGTTCTTCCACATGCCTAATGCGAGAGTGTGCCGGGGCAACTCGGACACCTCCTGCACCCCCGCGCCCGGAAGCTGCCCCCGCAGCCACTCTGCCTCCTCCCGCAGGGAGAGGACGCGGCCCACCTCTCCCCCCCTCAGGGCGGCCAGGGCCTCGCCCGCATCGTCGTAGGCAGTGAAGTCCTGGCCCTGACGGTCGGCCCAGTCGTAGGCCTCTTCGGCGTTGAGCCCCCAGTGGTTCGCCAGCACGCCGAGGGGTTTCGCCGGGTCGAGCGTCAGGAGCGCCCAGCCCGTCTCGGCGTAGGGCAGGGGTTGCATGAGGGCCTGCGTTTCCGGCGAGACGACGATCCCGCCCGCGAGCACCTGACAGGACTCCGGGCGCAGGCCCCAGTCCACCGGGTCCGGGGTCGTTCCCCACGACGCTTGAAGGTTCCATTCGAGCGAGGTGCCGATGCGGGCGGCGGCGCGGCGCAGTAACTCGGCCTCCCGCCCCTGCGCCCCGTCTGGGGTGGCCGTGACGAAGGGGGGGAATTCGGGCGGGACGCACACGCTCATCACCCCCGCCTGCCGCACGAGCGCGAGGGAATTGTCGGGCGGAAGTTGGCGCAGGCCCAGGTACGCGAGGACGCCGACCACGATGAAGACTGTGCTGCCGGAGGGACGCCAGCGGCGTGGCTGGGGTGGCGGCCCCACCGGACAGCGCCTCACCGTCACCGCCGGAACTCGCGGTAGGCGACCGTGCAAGCGGTGAGGGTCAGGGCTAACACGACGCCCACGTCGAGCGCGACGGCGTGCTCCCGGTAGTTGATGAT encodes:
- a CDS encoding FAD-dependent oxidoreductase gives rise to the protein MTEIRTDILIVGGGLGGVAAALAALRLGRRVVLTEETDWLGGQLTAQAVPPDEAWWIEDAGATASYRRLRHLVREYYRTHYPLREEVRAQEHLNPGLGNVSRLCFEPRVGVAVIEAMLAPWRAGGQLRVLMNHRPVRAETNGDRVTGVEVESSATSNRTFIHARYVLDATELGDLLDLAGVEHVVGAESQDDTGELHALPGPANPLDQQAVSWCLAVDHLPGEDHTIEKPEDYDFWRTYQAPFWPGPQLAWTDVHPITLQPRTRDLFGDPVVQLHRGDFWHYRRIFCKDQYPEGLYPSDITLVNWPHIDYWLGPIVGVSEEEKRCHLRGARQLSLSMLYWMQTEAPRHDGRGEGYPGLRLRPDVVGTEAGGPEDGLAKSVYVRESRRIRAEFTVLEQHVGVQARAGLTGAETFPDSVGIGQYRIDLHPSTAGRTYVDVESYPFQIPLGALIPVRVENLLPAGKNMGTTHITNGCYRLHPVEWNVGEAAGALAAYCLERDLTPRQVRNTAEHRQDFQALLTVDLGFELAWHERYRLTASPGF
- a CDS encoding substrate-binding periplasmic protein; translation: MVGVLAYLGLRQLPPDNSLALVRQAGVMSVCVPPEFPPFVTATPDGAQGREAELLRRAAARIGTSLEWNLQASWGTTPDPVDWGLRPESCQVLAGGIVVSPETQALMQPLPYAETGWALLTLDPAKPLGVLANHWGLNAEEAYDWADRQGQDFTAYDDAGEALAALRGGEVGRVLSLREEAEWLRGQLPGAGVQEVSELPRHTLALGMWKNSITLKRALTAALPQNPGEAVRR